From Nicotiana tabacum cultivar K326 chromosome 22, ASM71507v2, whole genome shotgun sequence, one genomic window encodes:
- the LOC107831562 gene encoding beta-glucosidase 11, producing the protein MQQRLDLLVLVALHFAVVVFGAGGGDDDFSRNDFPASFVFGSGSSAYQVEGAAFEDGRKPSIWDTFSHAGAYNGANGDVACDAYHKYKEDVQLMVDTGLEAYRFSISWSRLIPNGRGPVNPKGLQYYNNLINELVSHGIQPHVTLCHDDLPQVLEDEYGGWLSQKIINDFIAYADICFKEFGDRVLHWTTVNEANVFALGGYDLGFTPPGRCSPHVGIGPCSRGNSSTEPYIVAHNMLLTHSSVFRLYKRKYKSTQHGFVGLNIFAYRFIPHTNATADEVATLRAYAFYLGWFISPLIFGDYPVTMKGRVGSRMPTFTRQESEQVKGAIDFISLNHYTTLPVKDRPSAFERDYRDFNTDAEAQLIFEQAGVTPKGEVRLGTCMIFRCTLALFYLLFTILEYFKKTYGNLPIYIHENGQTTPRNATLNDTGRVEYLHAYIRNLLDAMRNGSNVRGYFSWSFLDGLELLDGYESAYGLYYVDLDDKNLTRYPKLSQQWYSNFLKGKSRKSNVNLEIGKEVSHSSESEFSS; encoded by the exons ATGCAGCAGCGTCTCGACTTGCTTGTTTTGGTGGCACTGCACTTTGCCGTTGTAGTGTTTGGTGCCGGTGGCGGTGATGATGATTTTAGCAGAAACGACTTCCCTGCTTCTTTCGTTTTCGGTTCCGGTTCTTCTGCTTATCAA GTAGAAGGGGCAGCATTTGAAGATGGACGGAAGCCTAGCATTTGGGATACCTTTTCTCATGCTG GTGCATACAATGGAGCCAATGGGGATGTAGCTTGTGATGCATACCACAAATACAAG GAAGATGTACAACTCATGGTTGACACTGGATTAGAAGCCTACAGGTTTTCCATTTCGTGGTCGAGACTTATTCCTA ATGGAAGGGGACCTGTCAATCCAAAGGGGTTACAGTATTACAATAATCTCATCAATGAACTTGTCAGTCATG GAATTCAACCACATGTTACACTATGTCACGATGATCTGCCACAAGTACTTGAAGATGAATACGGTGGATGGCTAAGTCAAAAAATAAT CAATGACTTCATTGCATATGCGGATATTTGCTTCAAGGAATTTGGTGATAGGGTTTTGCATTGGACAACTGTGAATGAGGCCAATGTATTCGCTTTGGGTGGTTATGATTTGGGATTTACACCCCCAGGGCGCTGTTCCCCACATGTTGGAATTGGACCTTGCTCTAGAGGCAACTCTTCAACCGAGCCATACATAGTAGCTCACAATATGCTGCTTACTCATTCATCTGTTTTCAGATTGTACAAGAGAAAGTACAAG TCAACACAGCATGGTTTTGTGGGATTAAATATCTTTGCATATCGGTTTATTCCTCATACAAATGCAACGGCAGATGAAGTTGCAACTCTGCGAGCTTATGCTTTCTACCTGGGTTG GTTTATCAGTCCCTTGATATTTGGAGACTATCCTGTCACAATGAAGGGTAGGGTCGGCTCGAGAATGCCCACCTTCACCAGACAAGAATCTGAGCAAGTTAAGGGTGCTATAGACTTCATAAGCCTCAACCATTATACTACATTGCCTGTTAAAGACCGGCCGAGTGCCTTTGAAAGAGATTATAGGGACTTCAATACCGATGCAGAAGCACAATTAATAT TTGAGCAAGCTGGTGTTACACCCAAAGGCGAGGTGAGGCTTGGGACATGCATGATCTTTAGATGCACCTTAGCGTTATTTTATCTGTTATTCACAA TATTGGAGTACTTCAAGAAAACTTATGGCAACCTACCAATTTACATTCATGAAAATG GTCAGACGACGCCACGAAACGCGACACTAAATGATACGGGTAGAGTAGAATATCTGCATGCTTATATCAGGAATTTGCTTGATGCTATGAG GAATGGATCAAATGTCAGAGGCTACTTCTCATGGTCATTCTTGGATGGTTTGGAGTTATTGGATGGATATGAATCAGCGTATGGCCT